From a single Streptomyces liliifuscus genomic region:
- a CDS encoding phosphatidylserine decarboxylase: MPHSQTSAPRDSLAGVRIARGASPWLLPTVATAALSLVRARKSGAAKAVAVPATALAAGMLWFFRDPEREIAPGRVISPADGVVQSIMPWKDGRTRVAIFMSPLNVHVNRAPLSGTVTSVEHIPGGFVPAFNKESENNERVVWHFDTELGDIEMIQIAGAVARRIVPYIPQGTKVEQGDRIGLIRFGSRVDIYLPEGVEVDVEVGQKTVAGVTRIDRD, encoded by the coding sequence ATGCCCCACAGCCAAACCTCTGCACCACGCGACAGCCTGGCAGGCGTACGTATTGCGCGCGGAGCATCGCCGTGGCTCCTCCCGACCGTCGCCACCGCAGCCCTCAGCCTGGTACGCGCGCGCAAGTCCGGCGCCGCCAAGGCCGTCGCCGTACCCGCCACCGCGCTGGCGGCGGGCATGCTGTGGTTCTTCCGCGACCCCGAGCGCGAGATCGCCCCGGGCCGGGTCATCTCCCCGGCCGACGGTGTGGTGCAGAGCATCATGCCGTGGAAGGACGGTCGCACCCGCGTCGCGATCTTCATGAGCCCGCTGAACGTCCACGTCAACCGCGCGCCTCTCTCCGGCACGGTGACGTCGGTCGAGCACATCCCCGGCGGTTTCGTTCCGGCGTTCAACAAGGAGAGCGAGAACAACGAGCGCGTTGTCTGGCACTTCGACACCGAGCTCGGCGACATCGAGATGATCCAGATCGCCGGTGCGGTCGCGCGGCGCATCGTGCCGTACATCCCCCAGGGCACGAAGGTCGAGCAGGGCGACCGGATCGGGCTGATCCGCTTCGGGTCCCGCGTCGACATCTACCTCCCCGAGGGTGTCGAGGTCGACGTGGAGGTCGGACAGAAGACCGTGGCGGGGGTGACTCGCATTGACCGTGATTGA